Within Gaiellales bacterium, the genomic segment AGCGCGCGCAGTGGCAGCGCTTCGCGCTCAGCTCCTACCTGCTGGCGAAGGGCTCGAGCGCCGACTTCATGTTCATGGGGTCGAAGACGCAGAGCGCGCTGGCGACGGCGAACGGCACGTACCCGGCCCTCGGCACCGCGACCGGCGCGATGAAGCAGTCGGGGTCGCTCTTCGTGCGGTACTTCCAGAACGGCGTGGTGGTCGTGAACCCGAGCGGGTCGGCCGCCAGCACGTCGCTCGGGGCCGGCTACAAGGACACCGCGGGGCGTGCCGTGACGAGCGCGACGCTCGGCGCCCACACCGGGGGCATCTACACGAAGTAGGCGTCCCCGCTCACTGCGAGCTGCGCACGAGCCGCGCCAGCGGGCCGGGCAGGAACCCGTCGTCGTCGTCGAACGCCGAGGCCACGACCAGCGCAGCTCCGTAGACGATCGTCGCGCCGGCCGCGCCACCGAGGATGGTGAGCGCGGCCGGCGCGTCTTCGAGCGCAAGCCGCAGCACCGCCGCGACCGCCACGAAGGCGGTCAGGGCAACGGCCACCGGCCTCGTCCACGGCCCGAACGGCTGGATCTCCAGCACCCGGTGCACCTGCCACAGCCGGTACATGTTCCAGGCGACGATCGAGACGCCCCACGCCACCCCGGCGCCCACCATTCCGAACGGCGGGATCAGCACGAGGTTGAGCACGACGTTCAGGACGAGGGCCGCCAGGCTGTTCTTGAGGACGAGATCCGACCGCCCGATCATCGTCACGACGTGGCCGCACGGGCCGGTGGCCGCGTTCACCGTCTGGCCGATGGCAAGCAGGGCGAGCGGCCATGCGCCGCGGCTGTAGCTGGGCGCGTAGAGCAGCGTGACGATGGGTGTCGCAAACAGCGCGAGGAACAGCAGCGGCGGACAGCCGGCGATCGTGGACCACTTGGTTGCGAAGGCGTACATGCGCGCGAGGCCGGCGCGGTCAGAGAGCGCGTAGAGGCGTCCGATCTGCGGCTGAAAGGCGATGCCGATCGGGAGGATGAACATCATGCCGAACAGCACCGTGCGCGTCGCGATCGAGTAGACGGCGACGTCGGCAGGCGGACGCCAGAGGCCGAGCAGCAGCGTGTCCGCCCACAGGAGCCCGACACCGGCCACCGACGCGCCCCACTGGTTGGCGCTGAACCGGATCAGGTCGCCCGAGTCGACCGCGAGCGCCTGCCGGAGCGTGCCGGTGACACCGCGTGCCGCGAGGGCCGCGGCCGCGACGGTGACGTAGGAGGCGATGGTGAATGCGACCGCCGTGCCGTTCAGCCCGGTGCCCAGCCCGAGCGCGATTGCGACGGCGCCGACGCGCAGGATGCCGTCGGTGATCTGGTCGACGACGACGTATGCCTTCATCCGGCCGGTGCCGCGGGTGGCGCCGATCAGCACCATCTGCAGCACGACGGCGGGAAGCGACAGGATCATCACCCGCAGCACGAACCGCAGGTCGTGCGCGCCGAACACGGTCGAGAGCTGCGGCGCGAGCCCGAACACCAGGGCGGTGATCGCGACCGACGCGCCTCCGGCGAGCAGGGCCGAGAGCGCGACGGCGGCCCTGGCGTGCTCGTGCTCCCCGCGCGCGCGGTGCACGGCCACATAGCGGACCGCCGTCACGTCGAGTCCCAGCACGGCGAGCACGGAGAGCAAGCGGACGGCGGCGAACCCCTCGAAGAAGACGCCTGCGGCCCGCTGGTCGAGCCACCTGCCGATCATCAGCACCAGCGCGAACTGCAGCGCGTTTGCGGCCGCGAGACCGAGAAAGTTGACGGCGGATCGCTGGACGAGCGCGGTGGTCTCCGGCTTGGCTGCGTCCGCGCTCACGGTGCCTTCAGTCTACGTGCGGCCCTCCCGCGGCGCGATCTGAAGATCGACCCCAGGGTGTCGATGACCGGTTCGGGTCATGGGGGGATTCCACCGGTGCCGGCGGCCACCGGTCTCCCCCTGCAATCACACACCAGGGGAGTCCAATGCATCGCTTCATTGCCGCCGCCGCGGTCGCGTGCGCGCTGCTCGCGGCCGCGCCCGCCGCCTTCGCGAGCAGCTTCACCGCCACGTCCGCCGGCTTCGCAGACACCACCGCCGGCATCCATCTCTGGGCGCCGATGCACGAGCCCGGCGGCAGGTTCGCCACCCAGGCCGAGGCCGTGGCGGTGGCCCGCCGGTACGACCTGCTCACCATCAGGATCGGCCAGCTCGGCGGCTACACCGCCACCATGCGGTCGGCCAACCCGGCGCTTCGCATCTACGTCTACATCAACGGGACGTACCTCTACAAGGCGAGCCAGCAGCAGGTGTCGCCGTCGATGCTGGCGCACACGGCGTCCGGCAGCCTGATCCGGTCACTGGGCTGGGGCAACTACCTGGGGACGCCGTCGAATCCCGGATGGATCGCCTACAAGCAGGGGGAGTGCCGGTTCGCGATCGCGGCCACCGGCGCCGACGGCTGCTACCTCGACATGCTGGGCAGCGCGCCCACCACGCCGGGATACAACACCGGGCTGCCGGTCAACCCCGCCACCGGGAGGGCGTGGACGAAGGCCGAATGGCTGCGGGCGACTGCGTCGCTGGCCGAGAAGGTGTCCGACGCGACCGGCCGGCCGGTGCTGGGAAACGGGTTTGGCAACGGGCCCCGGTACTTCGACCGCACGGCGCCGTCGAAGGTGCTGCTGGCCGGTGCGGTCGGGTCGATCGCGGAGGCGTGGCTGAAGGCGCCGGCGGCACCGGTCACGTCGTACGAGGCCGAGGCGCAGTGGAAGCAGGACGTCGACCTGCTCGCGGACGCGAATGCTGCGGGCGGCGTTGCGCTGGCGATGACCAAGGCCTGGGGCCCGGGCACGGCGGCGCAGAAGGCCGCCTACCGGCTGTACGCCCTGGCGACCTTCCTGCTCGGCAACACGACGCACTCCTACTTCTACTTCACCGCCGACCGCACGGACGCAGCGACGCTCGACTCGCCGCTCTACCACCTGCCGCTGGGTGCGCCGACGGGCTCCTACACGCGGACCGGCGGCGTCTACCAGCGTGCGTTCGCAAACGGGCGGGTGCTCGTCAACCCGACGACCGTCACCGTGCGCGTCTCGCTGGGGCGGACGTACCGCACCCCGGCCGGCGCGGCGGTCACCTCCGTCACGCTGGCGCCGCACGCGGCGCAGATCCTCACGCCGGCGTAGGGGAAGGGCCAGCGCTCGCCGCCGGCCCGGCCGGCGGCGAGCGCTGGTCGAGGACCGCGTCCAGCCGGGCGGTGAGGTCGTCGCACAGCAGTCGGATCTCCGGATCGATCTGGAGCGGGCGGCGCTCAGGCGCGTCACGCCGCTCGATGTGCGCGGACAGCGACGGGTCGAACGGGAACTCGAGGAAGGCGCAGAGCTCACGCATGTGCATCTCGGGATCGGCCAGCAGGCGGTCATAGGATGCGAGCGCCACGTCCTCCCGGCCGTCGAGGTGCTGCTCGAAGTAGAGCGAGTTGCGGACGTACCAGAACAGGGCGGCCGCCGACTCGGGCGTCATCGCCGAGTAGTCGAAGCGCTCGATCAGCGCCAGGTTCTCGGGTGAGAGGCCCTGCGCCTGCCAGCGGTCGCGCCCGCGCCCGGCGGCGATCTCGGACAGCACGTTCAGGTTGTTGCTCCCGAACTTGGCGAGCGCGGAGCGGACGCGGCCGTCCACCGAGCGGTACGCCCAGATCGCCCGCCCGTGGCTCGGCGTCCCGAGGGTGTCGAGGATCTCGCCGAC encodes:
- a CDS encoding polysaccharide biosynthesis C-terminal domain-containing protein, producing MSADAAKPETTALVQRSAVNFLGLAAANALQFALVLMIGRWLDQRAAGVFFEGFAAVRLLSVLAVLGLDVTAVRYVAVHRARGEHEHARAAVALSALLAGGASVAITALVFGLAPQLSTVFGAHDLRFVLRVMILSLPAVVLQMVLIGATRGTGRMKAYVVVDQITDGILRVGAVAIALGLGTGLNGTAVAFTIASYVTVAAAALAARGVTGTLRQALAVDSGDLIRFSANQWGASVAGVGLLWADTLLLGLWRPPADVAVYSIATRTVLFGMMFILPIGIAFQPQIGRLYALSDRAGLARMYAFATKWSTIAGCPPLLFLALFATPIVTLLYAPSYSRGAWPLALLAIGQTVNAATGPCGHVVTMIGRSDLVLKNSLAALVLNVVLNLVLIPPFGMVGAGVAWGVSIVAWNMYRLWQVHRVLEIQPFGPWTRPVAVALTAFVAVAAVLRLALEDAPAALTILGGAAGATIVYGAALVVASAFDDDDGFLPGPLARLVRSSQ
- a CDS encoding putative glycoside hydrolase; this encodes MHRFIAAAAVACALLAAAPAAFASSFTATSAGFADTTAGIHLWAPMHEPGGRFATQAEAVAVARRYDLLTIRIGQLGGYTATMRSANPALRIYVYINGTYLYKASQQQVSPSMLAHTASGSLIRSLGWGNYLGTPSNPGWIAYKQGECRFAIAATGADGCYLDMLGSAPTTPGYNTGLPVNPATGRAWTKAEWLRATASLAEKVSDATGRPVLGNGFGNGPRYFDRTAPSKVLLAGAVGSIAEAWLKAPAAPVTSYEAEAQWKQDVDLLADANAAGGVALAMTKAWGPGTAAQKAAYRLYALATFLLGNTTHSYFYFTADRTDAATLDSPLYHLPLGAPTGSYTRTGGVYQRAFANGRVLVNPTTVTVRVSLGRTYRTPAGAAVTSVTLAPHAAQILTPA